The genomic DNA ATACCTTTAGCCTCATATTCTTTTGCTGTTTCTTTTGCTGTTTTTTCAACTTTAAGTGAACCTGCATAAACAGTGTAATATACACCTTTACCATCTTTATATGCTTCCATTTCTTTTGCTTTCTTTTCAGCTTGTGCTTTTTCTTGAGCCTCTTTTTCAGCTTTTGCCTTTTCTTCTGCTTCTTTTTTCTCTTTTTCAGCTTGTGCTTTTTTCTCTTCTTCAGTTAATTTATTGTTAGCTTGTTGTTGAGTTGATGACTTTGGAATATTCTCTTTATCATTTTTCTTATTGTTGCCTACTGTTATAAAATATCCTACACCAACAATAACCACTATAACTACTGCTATAATAGTTTCTTTTAATCTACTCTTCTTAGAAACAACCTCTTCATCATCTAAAGAATCTTCTTTATCTGATACATAATTTTTCATTTCTTTCTTGTTTTCTCTATATTTGTCCTTAGAAGAATTTTTAGATTTTTTATTACTATTTTCTTTCTTTTTAATAGGTATTACTACTGATTTTTCATTTTCTAATTTTTCTTCTTTTATCTCTTTTGCTTTTTTATCTTCTAAGTTTTTACTTTCTTTTTCAAGCTTCGATTCATTATTTGAAGATACTTTTTCATCTAAGTTATTATTTATTGGTTTTTCTATTTTTACATTACGTTCTTCTTCTATATGTTGACTTGGTTCTTTTTGTTTTATTTCTTTTAATTCATTTTGCTCCATTTCTTCTGATTTTACTTGATGATTTTCAACTGGTTTATCTAAAATTATATCAGGAGAAATATCATTTAAATTCTCTTCTTCTTGTTCAACTTCTTCATTGTCTTTTTTAATAAATCCAAATAATTTAGCCTTCTTTTTACTCTTTTTATTTTCTGGTTCAATTATATCTTCTTTATTGCTGTCGTACTCTTTATCTGTAGTATCTTTATCTTCTACAACGTCACCTATATCTTGATTATTACTATCTATTTCTTCTTTAACCCCTTCTTCAGCATCATCTTCTATTGAAATACTACTTCTAAAGCAAATATCTTTATCTGCATTTTTTATCATATAAATGTATTCTTCAATATCGATATCTTTATTTCTTCTAGTTCTTTTTGATGCAATTTCATGATTTTCTAATTCACTATAGTTATCTTTTATTAGATTCTGTGCTTTATTCCATGTATCTTCACTAATTTCTGTTTTATTTTTAATTACATAGTCCACAAATTCCTTAAAATTTTCAGGACCAAATTCTCCAATTATAGTCAGTCTCATTGCACCTTCTATAAGGTCTCTATTTCTTCTCTTTAAAAATTCTAATACAACCGTTGCACAAGCAAA from Clostridioides difficile ATCC 9689 = DSM 1296 includes the following:
- a CDS encoding SPOR domain-containing protein; amino-acid sequence: MKVLSENNIIRNTVLNVTASFLKQESKINEKLDGVLEKKFEKVEFNEAKYAELLKFNILFYKTLARNTEPLIGKWIVDKYIPEIDELEKDLELTTAKCRKYVNKAMKEGLDSLKANDLNSFLAYDKMELSERRRRLEKDYKVLNLYKDLLNISLRKISLEKKECGDLFLKNQADAKRELKREIIFCVNKILASNKDVVPNNVEENNEQDKVEIKATEIEDLQLGKDNSENDMLLNEIKNSKVKHESKSNDIESKFIDKLNSLNNESVSQTIHNEYKKLCGLEELHSVEGYGFGKEIIKDFACATVVLEFLKRRNRDLIEGAMRLTIIGEFGPENFKEFVDYVIKNKTEISEDTWNKAQNLIKDNYSELENHEIASKRTRRNKDIDIEEYIYMIKNADKDICFRSSISIEDDAEEGVKEEIDSNNQDIGDVVEDKDTTDKEYDSNKEDIIEPENKKSKKKAKLFGFIKKDNEEVEQEEENLNDISPDIILDKPVENHQVKSEEMEQNELKEIKQKEPSQHIEEERNVKIEKPINNNLDEKVSSNNESKLEKESKNLEDKKAKEIKEEKLENEKSVVIPIKKKENSNKKSKNSSKDKYRENKKEMKNYVSDKEDSLDDEEVVSKKSRLKETIIAVVIVVIVGVGYFITVGNNKKNDKENIPKSSTQQQANNKLTEEEKKAQAEKEKKEAEEKAKAEKEAQEKAQAEKKAKEMEAYKDGKGVYYTVYAGSLKVEKTAKETAKEYEAKGISSTIIQENGYYKIKIGDYSQYGEAQEKCNELAKKSIDTYIAMYDKYYDYKLEELKESAPSLSAEELKQKYEDLRSELKNKSGYREYVKHLDKLYEEIVEGA